From Streptomyces durmitorensis, a single genomic window includes:
- a CDS encoding GNAT family N-acetyltransferase, which translates to MIRSATPDDVPLIHAMVRDLAEYEKALDEARATEEQLREALFGERPAAFAHIAVDDGSGAEEVVGFSLWFLNFSTWRGVHGIYLEDLYVRPEARGGGHGKALLTELARICEERGYERLEWSVLDWNEPSINFYRSLGALPQDGWTVYRLTDGALAELGS; encoded by the coding sequence ATGATTCGTAGCGCCACGCCTGACGACGTTCCCCTGATCCACGCCATGGTCCGCGACCTCGCGGAGTACGAGAAGGCCCTCGACGAGGCAAGGGCCACCGAGGAGCAGCTGCGTGAGGCGCTCTTCGGGGAGCGGCCTGCCGCGTTCGCGCACATTGCGGTGGACGATGGGTCGGGTGCGGAGGAGGTCGTCGGGTTCTCGCTGTGGTTCCTGAACTTCTCCACGTGGCGTGGGGTGCACGGGATCTACCTGGAGGACCTGTACGTACGGCCCGAGGCGCGCGGCGGTGGCCACGGCAAGGCGCTGCTGACCGAGCTCGCGCGGATCTGTGAGGAGCGGGGTTACGAGCGGCTCGAATGGTCCGTGCTCGACTGGAACGAGCCGTCGATCAACTTCTACAGGTCGCTCGGTGCGCTGCCGCAGGACGGGTGGACCGTGTATCGGCTGACCGACGGGGCGCTGGCCGAGCTGGGTTCCTGA
- a CDS encoding response regulator, producing MTPPAPPVRLVVCDDHIVVRAGLLALLGSAPDIEVVGEAGTGEEAIALAAKLTPDVVLMDLQLGEGMDGVEATRHITSSATPRPPHVLVLTTYDTDADITRAIEAGATGYLLKAERPEELFAAIHAAAQGRTTLSPPVASRVMARMRKPLPTLTDRELDILAQLSHGLGNRDIARALFISEATVKTHLGRIYDKLGVDTRAGAVAVAKEQRLLP from the coding sequence ATGACGCCCCCCGCACCCCCGGTCCGCCTCGTGGTCTGCGACGACCACATCGTCGTACGCGCCGGACTGCTCGCCCTGCTCGGCAGCGCGCCGGACATCGAGGTGGTCGGCGAGGCGGGCACGGGCGAGGAGGCGATCGCCCTTGCCGCGAAGCTGACCCCGGACGTGGTCCTGATGGACCTGCAGCTGGGCGAGGGAATGGACGGCGTGGAGGCAACGCGCCACATCACGTCATCCGCCACACCCCGCCCACCCCACGTCCTGGTCCTGACCACATACGACACGGACGCCGACATCACCCGCGCCATCGAGGCGGGCGCGACGGGCTACCTCCTGAAGGCCGAACGCCCCGAGGAGCTCTTCGCCGCGATCCACGCCGCCGCGCAGGGCCGCACCACGCTCTCCCCGCCGGTCGCGTCCCGCGTGATGGCCCGCATGCGCAAGCCGCTGCCCACGCTCACCGACCGCGAGCTCGACATCCTCGCGCAGCTCTCCCACGGGCTCGGCAACCGCGACATCGCCCGCGCGCTGTTCATCAGCGAGGCCACGGTCAAGACGCACCTGGGCCGGATCTACGACAAGCTCGGCGTGGACACGAGGGCGGGAGCGGTGGCGGTGGCGAAGGAACAACGCCTGCTGCCGTGA
- a CDS encoding zinc-binding dehydrogenase, with product MHAIRLHTFGPAEHLTYEEAPDPAPAPGQVRIAVTAAGVHLLDTAIRAGIKGPLPELPELPTIPGREVAGTVESLGEGVDPALLGKRVVAHIGFAPGGYAELVVTEASRLHELPEDLDDAQAVALIGTGRTTMGILRFAELTPDSVAVIPAAAGGIGTLLVQYAKHAGATVIGLAGGPEKTDRVATYGADLAVDYRNPDWPDEAHAFLTKIGVPGATVVFDGVGGASGLAAVDLLAPGGTHLVFGWSGKGPHDGEPLTLTDEQLAARGITQLNVLGPVMMRKAGGDNPIRTLELAALAEAAKGHFTPAVQRYPLSKAATAHADLENRRTTGKVVLIP from the coding sequence ATGCACGCCATCCGCCTGCACACCTTCGGCCCGGCCGAGCACCTCACGTACGAGGAGGCCCCCGACCCGGCACCGGCCCCCGGCCAGGTCCGCATCGCGGTGACCGCGGCGGGCGTGCACCTCCTGGACACCGCGATCCGCGCCGGAATCAAGGGCCCGCTCCCCGAACTCCCCGAGCTGCCCACGATCCCGGGCCGCGAGGTGGCAGGCACCGTCGAGTCCCTCGGCGAGGGAGTCGACCCCGCCCTGCTCGGCAAGCGCGTGGTCGCCCACATCGGCTTCGCCCCCGGGGGATACGCCGAGCTCGTCGTCACGGAGGCGTCCCGCCTGCACGAGCTCCCCGAGGACCTGGACGACGCACAGGCCGTGGCCCTGATCGGCACGGGCCGTACGACGATGGGAATCCTGCGGTTCGCCGAGCTGACCCCCGACTCCGTCGCCGTCATCCCGGCGGCGGCGGGCGGCATCGGCACGCTCCTGGTCCAGTACGCCAAGCACGCGGGCGCCACGGTCATCGGCCTGGCGGGCGGCCCGGAGAAGACGGACCGGGTCGCCACGTACGGCGCTGACCTCGCCGTCGACTACAGGAACCCGGACTGGCCGGACGAGGCGCACGCGTTCCTGACGAAGATCGGCGTCCCGGGCGCGACCGTCGTCTTCGACGGAGTCGGCGGGGCATCCGGCCTGGCCGCCGTGGACCTCCTCGCCCCCGGCGGCACGCACCTCGTCTTCGGCTGGTCGGGCAAGGGCCCGCACGACGGCGAGCCCCTCACCCTCACGGACGAGCAGCTGGCGGCCCGCGGCATCACGCAACTCAACGTCCTGGGCCCGGTGATGATGCGGAAGGCAGGCGGCGACAACCCCATCCGCACCCTGGAGCTCGCGGCGCTCGCCGAAGCGGCGAAGGGCCACTTCACCCCGGCGGTCCAGCGCTACCCCCTGTCGAAGGCGGCAACGGCCCACGCCGACCTGGAGAACCGCCGCACCACGGGCAAGGTGGTACTCATCCCCTGA
- a CDS encoding GlcG/HbpS family heme-binding protein, with amino-acid sequence MQKISRRTRVLTVAATAAVLGAGTFGAVSASAEAPAAAAKAAVSADAGSKNLTQSTHLNIDAATKAAQATLDAAEKENQRVTVAVVDRNGNTVVTLRGDGAGPQSYESAEKKAYTAVSWNAPTSELAKNLEKTPNLKDIPGTLFLAGGAPVTAKGAPIAGIGVAGAPSGDLDEKFAKAGVAALGR; translated from the coding sequence ATGCAGAAGATCTCCCGCCGCACCCGTGTCCTCACCGTCGCCGCGACCGCCGCCGTCCTCGGCGCCGGCACCTTCGGAGCCGTCTCCGCCAGCGCCGAGGCCCCGGCCGCCGCCGCGAAGGCCGCCGTCTCCGCCGACGCGGGCAGCAAGAACCTCACGCAGTCGACGCACCTGAACATCGACGCCGCGACCAAGGCCGCCCAGGCCACTCTCGACGCCGCCGAGAAGGAGAACCAGCGCGTCACGGTCGCCGTGGTCGACCGCAACGGCAACACCGTCGTCACGCTGCGCGGCGACGGCGCGGGCCCGCAGTCGTACGAGTCCGCCGAGAAGAAGGCGTACACCGCCGTCTCCTGGAACGCGCCCACCTCCGAGCTGGCCAAGAACCTGGAGAAGACGCCGAACCTGAAGGACATCCCCGGCACCCTGTTCCTCGCGGGCGGTGCGCCGGTGACCGCCAAGGGCGCGCCCATCGCGGGCATCGGTGTCGCGGGCGCCCCGTCCGGCGACCTGGACGAGAAGTTCGCGAAGGCGGGCGTCGCGGCGCTCGGCCGCTGA
- a CDS encoding rhomboid-like protein: MGIIRACADGIRACAGGIRSYIRSAPGTYIWLAVLFVTTVAMHHMSPEFEQDFLRQRSTNIHELSKNPVRVLVSSALWTDGGTWLSYAVLYTVFHATAERWLGTARWLAVAAGAHIMATLISEGVLALAIHHGAAPPSSVNTLDVGVSYALAGVVAVLTYWVPTPWRHAYLLIVIAVYGTPLITGRTFTDLGHFTSVLIGLACFPLTRSAVRPAPTRWVIRRSRKP; this comes from the coding sequence ATGGGGATTATTCGGGCCTGCGCCGACGGCATTCGGGCCTGCGCCGGCGGCATTCGCTCCTACATCCGCAGCGCTCCCGGCACGTACATCTGGCTCGCGGTCCTCTTCGTCACGACGGTCGCGATGCACCACATGTCACCGGAGTTCGAGCAGGACTTCCTGCGGCAGCGCTCCACGAACATCCATGAGCTGTCGAAGAACCCCGTCCGCGTCCTGGTCTCCAGCGCGCTGTGGACCGACGGCGGCACCTGGCTCTCGTACGCCGTGCTCTACACCGTCTTCCACGCCACCGCCGAACGCTGGCTCGGCACGGCGCGCTGGCTCGCGGTGGCCGCGGGCGCGCACATCATGGCCACGCTCATCAGCGAGGGCGTCCTCGCGCTCGCGATCCACCACGGCGCCGCGCCGCCGTCCTCGGTCAACACCCTTGATGTGGGCGTCAGTTATGCCCTCGCGGGCGTGGTGGCGGTCCTCACCTACTGGGTCCCCACACCCTGGAGACACGCGTATCTCCTGATCGTCATCGCCGTGTACGGCACTCCGCTGATCACCGGCAGGACCTTCACCGACCTGGGCCACTTCACCTCGGTCCTGATCGGCCTGGCCTGCTTCCCGCTGACCCGGAGCGCCGTACGCCCGGCGCCGACGCGATGGGTGATCAGGAGATCCCGGAAGCCTTGA
- a CDS encoding YncE family protein — translation MKASRTVVIALLGVAVLAGCGAGGDGAASSEGPEPAAATSTLPAEQRTPEGTLLVADFGSDTVTFVDPERGPIDSVKVGTAPYGLTVGDDGRAWVATADAVAVVDTSTRERVDRIPYETESGPATTGEYRGGGMGIALSPDGEHAYVGVNVPDGKGTLEVIDTKKREVTDTVPVGRRPFDVDVSKDGREVYATNHDSFDVTVVRADSLKPRRIEVAPYGTEGGLGSWLKPHYAAVRPSDGKLLFPFEGEKLVVVDPRTGESDIEPMTANTHQHGAQIMEDGTLFAVGTGPIDPSEDKGPSLTMRTKDGEEKVFPLEGPHEDVAVSKDGGTAYVSGGFTRDGFWNGITVIDLESGDTRRLPAGERPLGIAVL, via the coding sequence GTGAAGGCGTCCCGGACGGTCGTCATCGCTCTCCTGGGCGTCGCCGTCCTCGCGGGCTGCGGTGCCGGAGGCGACGGGGCGGCCTCGTCCGAAGGGCCCGAGCCCGCCGCCGCCACGTCCACCCTCCCCGCCGAGCAGCGCACCCCCGAAGGCACCCTGCTGGTCGCCGACTTCGGCTCCGACACCGTCACCTTCGTCGACCCCGAGCGCGGCCCCATCGACTCCGTGAAGGTCGGCACCGCCCCCTACGGGCTCACCGTGGGCGATGACGGCCGCGCCTGGGTCGCCACCGCCGACGCCGTCGCGGTCGTCGACACCAGCACCCGCGAACGCGTCGACCGCATCCCGTACGAGACGGAAAGCGGCCCGGCGACGACCGGCGAGTACCGCGGCGGCGGCATGGGCATCGCCCTCTCCCCGGACGGCGAGCACGCCTATGTGGGGGTCAACGTCCCTGACGGAAAGGGCACGTTGGAGGTCATCGACACCAAGAAGCGCGAGGTCACCGACACCGTCCCGGTGGGCAGGCGCCCCTTCGACGTGGACGTGTCGAAGGACGGCCGCGAGGTCTACGCGACCAACCACGACTCCTTCGACGTCACCGTCGTACGCGCCGACTCCCTCAAGCCCCGCCGCATCGAAGTCGCCCCCTACGGCACCGAAGGCGGCCTCGGCTCCTGGCTCAAGCCGCACTACGCCGCCGTACGCCCCTCGGACGGCAAGCTCCTCTTCCCCTTCGAGGGCGAGAAGCTCGTCGTGGTCGACCCGCGCACCGGCGAGTCCGACATCGAGCCGATGACGGCCAACACTCATCAGCACGGCGCGCAGATCATGGAGGACGGCACGCTGTTCGCGGTCGGCACGGGGCCCATCGATCCCTCGGAGGACAAGGGGCCCTCGCTGACCATGCGTACGAAGGACGGCGAGGAGAAGGTCTTCCCGCTCGAAGGCCCGCACGAGGACGTCGCCGTCTCCAAGGACGGCGGCACCGCCTACGTCTCCGGCGGCTTCACCCGCGACGGGTTCTGGAACGGGATCACCGTCATCGACCTGGAGAGCGGCGACACGCGTCGACTCCCGGCAGGGGAACGCCCGTTGGGCATCGCCGTTCTCTAG
- a CDS encoding sensor histidine kinase: MDQGHGQGRHRQGRHGQGQGQRPPGPPGLAPRTPDPDARWLAAVMHTAFYLLLGASLARFLLRHPGGARVPWIIALSVVLAVLYALPLLGNRSAPRSPGGPAPGTRRTSRTPRRLSWLALVVAVWLVLVILAPSFGWCAVPLFFTGMRMLPLRAALVLVAVLTGCVVASQLRLAGRYDPDLILGPPAVSAIATAVFAYMQRQAARQRELIDDLIRTRRELAATERREGTLAERQRISMEIHDTLAQGLSSQQMLLQAADRVWDTDPAKARAHVRTAESITERGLAEARRFVHDLAPADLADGGGLDEALRTLAARTAQDAGLAVRFHSEGTPAPLPDQTRSALLRIAQGALANVTEHAFATTAALTLTHLDDQVVLDVADDGRGFTPAQQPPASDRRGHGLPAIRARARQLGGTLTIESTPGEGTVLSVSIPLTPQESP, from the coding sequence GTGGACCAGGGACACGGGCAGGGACGACACCGCCAGGGACGACACGGCCAGGGTCAGGGTCAGCGCCCACCCGGCCCGCCCGGCCTGGCCCCCCGCACGCCGGACCCGGACGCCCGCTGGCTCGCGGCCGTCATGCACACGGCGTTCTACCTGCTCCTGGGCGCCTCGCTGGCCCGCTTCCTGCTGCGCCACCCCGGAGGTGCGCGCGTCCCGTGGATCATCGCGCTCTCCGTGGTCCTCGCCGTCCTCTACGCCCTGCCCCTGCTGGGGAACCGTTCCGCGCCCCGCTCTCCCGGCGGCCCGGCACCCGGCACCCGCCGCACCAGCCGCACCCCCCGCCGCCTCTCCTGGCTCGCCCTGGTCGTCGCGGTCTGGCTGGTCCTCGTGATCCTCGCGCCGAGCTTCGGATGGTGCGCGGTGCCGCTCTTCTTCACCGGCATGCGGATGCTGCCCCTGCGCGCGGCTCTGGTCCTGGTGGCCGTCCTGACCGGCTGTGTCGTCGCGTCCCAACTGCGCCTCGCGGGCCGCTACGACCCGGACCTGATCCTCGGGCCGCCCGCCGTGTCGGCAATCGCGACAGCCGTCTTCGCCTACATGCAGCGCCAGGCGGCCCGCCAGCGCGAACTGATCGACGACCTCATCCGCACCCGCCGCGAACTGGCCGCCACCGAGCGCCGCGAAGGCACCCTCGCCGAACGCCAGCGCATCTCCATGGAGATCCACGACACCCTCGCCCAGGGCCTGTCCAGCCAGCAGATGCTGCTCCAGGCCGCCGACCGCGTCTGGGACACGGACCCGGCCAAGGCCCGCGCCCATGTCCGTACCGCCGAGTCGATCACCGAACGCGGCCTGGCCGAGGCACGCCGCTTCGTGCACGACCTGGCGCCCGCCGACCTCGCCGACGGCGGCGGCCTCGACGAGGCCCTTCGGACGCTGGCCGCGCGCACCGCGCAGGACGCGGGCCTCGCGGTCCGCTTCCACTCCGAGGGCACGCCCGCGCCACTCCCCGACCAGACGCGGTCCGCGCTCCTTCGCATCGCGCAGGGCGCCCTCGCCAATGTGACGGAGCACGCCTTTGCGACGACGGCGGCGCTGACGCTCACGCACCTGGACGACCAGGTGGTGCTCGACGTCGCGGACGACGGCCGCGGCTTCACGCCCGCGCAGCAGCCGCCCGCATCGGACCGGCGGGGACACGGCCTTCCCGCGATCCGCGCCCGTGCGCGGCAGCTCGGCGGCACACTGACGATCGAGTCGACACCGGGCGAGGGCACGGTCCTCTCGGTCTCGATCCCGCTGACCCCCCAGGAGTCCCCATGA
- a CDS encoding FAD-dependent oxidoreductase yields the protein MSKPATPLTIIGGGFAGLTAAISAAEAGARVTLHESHHTLGGRARTAEGTYRTNEGPHALYNGGPHWTWLKQRDLIGPLAPLPPIEGTRLRLHHQGKLRRTPPLAMLKLLRRKPEQAPVEQDFMTWATGEVGEEGARAAAHYIAVATFHHDPGSLSARFVHERLRRATKLPPEAHYPRGGWGSVIDRMATLAWNLGVRVETLSRVDTLTSLPAAGPVIVATSLPAARRLLQDDTLQWDSARTTLVDVALRTRKGDPFAISDLDRTGWVERFTTQDRTLAPAGQELIQGQIPLAPEESKADGTARADHLLDLGFPGWRDRLVWRRDAVSNGRTGAVDLPGTTWRDRPAINRGNDVYLAGDQVAAPGLLSEVSFNSALEAVTLALAPAGLDLKSA from the coding sequence ATGTCCAAGCCCGCCACCCCCCTGACCATCATCGGCGGCGGCTTCGCCGGCCTCACCGCGGCCATCTCCGCCGCCGAAGCCGGCGCCCGGGTCACCCTGCACGAGTCCCACCACACCCTCGGCGGCCGAGCCCGCACCGCCGAAGGCACGTACCGCACGAACGAAGGCCCGCACGCCCTCTACAACGGCGGCCCCCACTGGACCTGGCTCAAGCAGCGCGACCTCATCGGCCCCCTCGCCCCACTCCCGCCCATCGAAGGCACCCGCCTCCGCCTCCACCACCAGGGAAAGCTCCGCCGCACCCCACCCCTCGCGATGCTGAAGCTCCTGCGCCGCAAGCCCGAACAGGCCCCCGTGGAGCAGGACTTCATGACCTGGGCCACCGGCGAGGTCGGCGAGGAAGGCGCACGCGCCGCCGCTCACTACATCGCCGTGGCGACGTTCCACCACGACCCCGGCTCCCTCTCCGCCAGGTTCGTGCACGAACGCCTGCGCCGCGCCACGAAGCTGCCCCCGGAGGCGCACTACCCGCGCGGCGGCTGGGGCTCGGTCATCGACCGCATGGCGACACTCGCCTGGAACCTGGGCGTACGCGTGGAGACGCTGTCCCGCGTCGACACCCTCACCTCGCTCCCCGCCGCGGGCCCCGTCATCGTCGCCACGTCCCTCCCCGCGGCCCGCCGCCTCCTCCAGGACGACACCCTCCAGTGGGACAGCGCCCGCACCACCCTCGTCGACGTGGCCCTCAGAACCCGCAAGGGCGACCCCTTCGCGATCTCCGACCTGGACAGGACCGGCTGGGTCGAACGGTTCACCACCCAGGACCGCACCCTCGCCCCCGCGGGACAGGAACTCATCCAGGGGCAGATCCCGCTCGCCCCCGAGGAGTCCAAGGCGGACGGCACGGCCCGCGCCGACCACCTCCTCGACCTCGGCTTCCCCGGCTGGCGCGACCGCCTGGTCTGGCGCCGCGACGCCGTGTCCAACGGCCGCACCGGCGCGGTGGACCTGCCGGGCACCACCTGGCGCGACCGCCCCGCGATCAACCGCGGCAACGACGTCTACCTGGCCGGAGACCAGGTGGCGGCACCCGGCCTGCTCTCCGAGGTCTCCTTCAACAGCGCACTGGAGGCGGTGACGCTCGCGCTGGCCCCCGCGGGGCTTGACCTCAAGTCCGCTTGA
- a CDS encoding pentapeptide repeat-containing protein has translation MGQKDRQRDAAGVKKARRPEVRLPVLRGFGELGLGGGELEPDGDYDGVEFRDLDLAGQDGGGALFLDCAVTGCGVTETRLSRARFVDSVLTELRGVGTELVEASLRDVEVVDARLGGVQLHGSVLERVVVRGGKIDYLNLRKARLKDVVFEGCVLVEPDFGQASLERVEFVGCVLKGADFSGVRMKDVDLREAAEVGIMRGIDCLAGSVISTAQLMDLAPAFAAQVGVRVD, from the coding sequence ATGGGACAGAAGGATCGGCAGAGGGACGCGGCAGGGGTGAAGAAGGCTCGGCGGCCCGAGGTGCGGTTGCCCGTGCTGCGGGGGTTCGGGGAGTTGGGGCTCGGCGGGGGCGAGTTGGAGCCTGACGGGGACTATGACGGGGTCGAGTTCCGGGACCTCGATCTCGCGGGGCAGGACGGCGGGGGAGCGCTGTTCCTGGACTGTGCGGTGACGGGCTGCGGGGTGACCGAGACGCGGCTCAGCAGGGCGCGGTTCGTGGACTCCGTGTTGACGGAGCTGCGGGGGGTCGGCACGGAGCTGGTGGAGGCTTCGCTGCGGGACGTGGAGGTGGTGGACGCGCGGCTGGGGGGCGTTCAGCTGCACGGGAGTGTGCTGGAGCGGGTGGTCGTGCGGGGCGGGAAGATCGACTATCTGAACCTGCGGAAGGCGCGGTTGAAGGACGTCGTCTTCGAGGGGTGCGTGCTGGTCGAGCCGGACTTCGGGCAGGCGTCTCTAGAGCGGGTGGAGTTCGTGGGCTGCGTGCTGAAGGGGGCGGACTTCAGCGGGGTCCGGATGAAGGATGTCGACCTGAGGGAGGCCGCAGAGGTGGGCATCATGCGGGGGATCGACTGCTTGGCGGGGTCGGTGATCAGTACTGCGCAGCTCATGGATCTGGCGCCGGCGTTCGCTGCGCAGGTGGGTGTGCGGGTGGACTAG
- a CDS encoding ankyrin repeat domain-containing protein: protein MTRTADDQRLLDAARAGNAAGVRAALDAGARVDARDTELRTPLLLAALGDHVEAARLLVAAGADVDAQDHRADSPWLATGVTGSVAMLHVLLPAGPDLKLRNRFGGISVIPASERGHVAYVREVLRVTDIDVDHVNDLGWTALLEAVILGDGGRAHQEIVELLLAAGATPGLADRDGVTPLGHAERRGFAEIAALLRGAAS from the coding sequence ATGACAAGGACCGCTGACGACCAGCGGCTGCTCGACGCCGCACGGGCCGGGAACGCCGCCGGTGTGAGGGCGGCCCTCGACGCGGGCGCCCGCGTCGACGCCCGCGACACCGAGCTGCGCACGCCCCTGCTGCTCGCCGCGCTCGGCGACCACGTGGAGGCCGCCCGGCTCCTGGTGGCCGCGGGCGCCGACGTCGACGCGCAGGACCACCGCGCCGACAGCCCCTGGCTCGCCACCGGCGTGACCGGCAGCGTCGCCATGCTGCACGTCCTGCTTCCCGCGGGGCCCGACCTGAAGCTGCGCAACCGCTTCGGCGGGATCTCCGTGATCCCGGCCTCGGAGCGCGGGCATGTCGCGTACGTACGGGAAGTCCTGCGCGTCACGGACATCGACGTCGACCACGTCAACGACCTCGGCTGGACCGCCCTGTTGGAGGCAGTGATCCTCGGCGACGGCGGCCGCGCGCATCAAGAGATCGTGGAGCTGCTGCTCGCCGCGGGCGCCACGCCCGGTCTCGCCGACCGGGACGGCGTCACCCCCCTCGGGCACGCCGAGCGCCGTGGATTCGCGGAGATCGCCGCGCTGTTGAGGGGTGCTGCCTCGTGA
- a CDS encoding aminoglycoside phosphotransferase family protein: MRRFTHAGSVARVIDIRIPDGLIESQYAYAGEPGRAFIAALPARVAEFVERWELTVDGPSMHGMAALVLPVVRRDGTPAAVKFQLLDEETEGEPVGLRVWDGDGAVRLLDHDAGTGTMLLERLDSGRMLSTMAGERADTRKAVLVIAELLARLTAVPAPEGMRRLGDIAGEMVDDLPGALKAISDPAERAIVERCGGAVREVMGEPGDRLLHWDLHFENVLAAEREPWLAIDPKPLAGDPGFDLWPALNNRFDADDVLWRFDAMTEVLALDRERARAWTLGRVLQNALWEIEDGRALDEDDLEVARLLLGA; the protein is encoded by the coding sequence ATGCGGCGATTCACCCACGCCGGTAGCGTCGCGAGGGTGATCGACATTCGCATTCCGGACGGGCTTATCGAGTCGCAGTACGCGTACGCGGGGGAGCCGGGCCGTGCCTTCATCGCGGCGCTGCCCGCGCGCGTGGCGGAGTTCGTGGAGCGGTGGGAGCTGACGGTCGACGGGCCCTCGATGCACGGCATGGCCGCGCTCGTGCTGCCCGTGGTGCGGCGGGACGGCACTCCCGCCGCGGTCAAGTTCCAGCTGCTCGACGAGGAGACCGAGGGGGAGCCCGTCGGGCTCCGGGTGTGGGACGGCGACGGGGCCGTGCGGCTGCTCGACCACGACGCGGGCACCGGAACGATGCTGCTCGAACGCCTGGACTCCGGGCGGATGTTGTCGACGATGGCGGGGGAGCGGGCGGACACGCGGAAGGCGGTCCTGGTCATCGCCGAGCTCCTCGCACGGCTCACCGCTGTGCCCGCGCCGGAGGGGATGCGGCGGCTCGGGGACATCGCGGGGGAGATGGTCGACGACCTGCCGGGGGCGCTGAAGGCGATCTCCGATCCGGCCGAGCGTGCGATCGTGGAGCGGTGCGGGGGCGCCGTGCGCGAGGTCATGGGGGAGCCCGGTGACCGGCTGCTGCACTGGGACCTGCACTTCGAGAACGTCCTCGCGGCCGAGCGCGAGCCGTGGCTCGCCATCGATCCGAAGCCGCTGGCCGGGGACCCCGGGTTCGACCTCTGGCCCGCGCTCAACAATCGCTTTGATGCTGACGATGTGCTGTGGCGGTTCGACGCGATGACCGAGGTGCTGGCGTTGGACAGGGAGCGGGCGCGCGCCTGGACCTTGGGGCGGGTGCTGCAGAACGCGCTCTGGGAGATCGAGGACGGGCGGGCGCTGGACGAGGACGATCTGGAGGTCGCGCGGCTGCTGCTCGGGGCGTGA